TGCTGAAAGCCCAGTGCCACCTCGCCGCGCGCCACCAGGGTGCCCACGGGCACGCCCGGCGGGGCCTGCACGATGCGCGGCGCGATCTCTTGCGCAATGCCCCAGCGCTCAAACAGCTGGGCCAGTGCGACCCCGCTGGGGCCGGTGGAATAGCTGATGCTGGGGGCGGCCAGCACCGCTGCGCGCACGGCGTCTTCAGAGCTGATGTCTGGCACCGACGCACCGGCCTGCACGGCCACGGCCACGCCGGAATGCACCAGATTGACCTTGCTGGCAGCGCGCACGTGGCCTGCCGCCAAAAGCTTGTCGATGGCGTCCGACGCCAGGATCACCACGTCAAAGGGCTCCCCCGCTTGCACGCGCTTGGCAGCGTCCACACCGCCCACGGATTCGATGCCCACGCGGTCGGATGACTGCTGCGCGTACAAGGCCACCAGCTCTGCCAGCACCTGGCGGGTGGCCATGGACGAAATGCCTTTGATGTCGATAGTCATGTTGTCTCCTTGAAGGCCCGGGAAAGGCATCCCGTGGCCACCGTGGCGCACACCCAGTGGTGCGCCACATCACCCCTCTAGCGGAGGTGAAAACACCCGCATTGTGAACAGGGCCGCCCCGCTGCGACAGCGGTCTGCGGCACTACCAGATATATCATTCTGCAATTGATGGCGCAGAGATATTCAAAATCCTGCTAGTTTGCAGACCCCTTTTGACAAGGCAAAGGCGATGGACCTCAAGCAAATCGAGTACTTCGTGCGGGTGGCCGAGCTGGGCAGCTTCACCCGGGCATCGGTGGTACTCAACATCGCCCAGCCAGCGCTGAGCCGGCAGGTGCGCCTGCTGGAAGTGGAGCTGCGCCAGAACCTGCTGGTACGCAATGGCCGGGGCGCCACGCCCACCGAGGCGGGCAAGGTGCTTCTGGAGCACGGGCGGGGCATCTTGCACCAGGTCGAGCGGGCGCGCGAAGAGCTGGGCCGGGTGCGCGGCGCGCTGGCCGGGCGCGTGGCCATTGGTTTACCCAACAGCGTGGCCCGGGTGATGACGGTGCCCCTGACCCGCGCGTTTCGCCAGGTGCTGCCCGAGGCGCGACTGTCCATCAGCGAAGGCTTGTCGGGTGCCATCCTCGAAGGGCTCAACAGCGGGCACCTGGACATCGTGGTGCTCTACAACGGGCAGCCCTCGCGCGACATCGACGTAGAGCACCTGCTGGACGAGGACCTGGTGCTGGTGCGCGCCCGCCCTCCGGGTTTGTCGGAAGACCCGCCCCCTGGCCCCGTGGCCTTGAGTGAGGTGGCCGCGCTGCCGCTGGTCATCCCGTCGCGTCCCAATGCCATCCGCATGCATGTCGAATCCGAAATGGCGCAGATCGGCTGCCGCCCCGAGATCGCGCTGGAGATCGATGGGGTATCGGCCATCCTGGACCTGGTGGCCGATGGTGCGGGCAGTGCCGTGCTCTCGCGCAATGCGCTGCTCAACTCTCCGCGCCCCTCTGCCTATACCGCGCAGGCCATTCAGGCGATTGGCACGCCCCCCCTGCGCATTGCGCTGTCGCTGGCCACGAGCTTGCAAAGGCCGTCCACGCAGGTACAAAAGGCGGCGCTGGACCTGGTGCGCCAAACTGTCGCGACCGTGTTCAAAAGCTAATCGCCTGCTGGCAGGCCCTCATTCCATTTCCAAATCATTCCTGACTAGGCGCGAAGCCGCAGACAGTGCTCAAGCACGGCAAGGCGAAGCAACAACGTCAGGGGTGATTTAGAAATGGAATCACACCGGCGCCAAACCCAGCCACCACAAAAACGCACTCAGGGTAAAAAACGAGGCCACAGTGGTCACCAGCAGGGCCGCCGAGCTGATGCCTTCGTGCCCATGGCGCTGCGAAAGAATGGCGTAGATGCCCAGCATGGGCATGGCGCAGCTGAGCAAGGCCGCTGTGCGCAGCTGCGGGTCGTCCACCGGCACCAGCCAGCCCAGCACTAGCAGCATGGCCAGTGGGTGCAACACCAGCTTGCCCACACTGATTTGCGCCACCGTGCCCAGCGTGCCCTTGATGTGCAGCCCCACGAGGCTGCCGCCAATCACAAACAACGACAGCGCCCCGCTGGCCTGTGCAAACAACTGCACCGTGCGCGACAGCGCTGCAGGCAGCGCCACACCGACCCCTGACGCCAGAATGCCCGCCGCAATGCTCAGCACCATAGGGTTGCGCGCCAGCCCTTTGAGGCTTTGCCAAAGCACCGCATGCCAAGCACCCTTGCGGCGGTCGCCCAGGTCAGACAAGACCAGCAGCGCCGGGATCAGCAGCAAGTTCTCCACCACCATGTTCAGCGCCAGGCTGACACTGGCCACCGAGCCCCCCAGTACCAGCAGGGCCACCGGGTACCCCACAAAGCCACTGTTGGGGCACCCCATGCCCATGGCCACCATGCTGCTGAAGCTCATGGTCTGGCGCCGCACCCAGCGCATCCACGCAAAGCCCAACAGCAGCACCAAGCCGCACGCCAGCGCGTAGGCGCCCAGGTACTGCGGGTTGAGCACTTCTCTGACCGGGCGCTGTGACAGCGAACTGAACAGCATGGCAGGCAAGGCCAGGTGCATGACAAATTTGCCAAAGACACGCATATCGGCCTTGGCGAACAAGCCCCAGCGCGTCACGCCGTAGCCCAGGGCAATGATCAGGTAGATGGGGCCCGTGATGGACAAAATCTCAAGCATGCCAAAGATCCTTCGGTGGCCTGAAGGCACCTGCGGCATGCGGAGCGCAAAAAATAACCCAGGCCATCACGGCCTGGGCCCAGCTACATGCATTCACCATGACAAGGGTTCGATTCGGTGGCTTTTCAGGCGCTCAACCCGCTCACTGGCGGGCAATGCGCGCACGGGCGATGACTTCGCTCCAGCGGCGAATATCTGCAGCCAAGTGCTCCCCCGCCTGGGTGGGTGTGCTGCCCTGCGCATTCAGGTTCAGCTCCTGCAGGCGCTTCTTCACATCCGGTTGCGCCAATGCGGCGTTGACTTCGCGCGAGAGCCGCTCCACCACCGCAGCGGGGGTTTTGGAGGGCACGGCCAACCCGTTCCACGACGTCACATTGAAGGAGGCAAACGCGCCGCCACTTTCACGCACCGTGGGTACCTCGGGCAGCTGCGCTGCACGCTGGGCACCCAGCACGGCCAGAGGCCGCAAGGCCTTGGCACCGATCTGCGGCATCAATCCCCCAAGGATGTCCACCATCGCGTCCACTTCACCGCCGCGCAACGCGGTGATCACCGGCGGCGTTCCATTGAAGGGCACGATCTGCGCATCCAGCCCGGCGGTGGCCTTGAACAGCTCTGCGGCGAGGTGCTGCGTAGTGCCAATCTGAGGGGTGCCCAGGTTGAGCTTGCCAGGATGGGCCCGGCCATAGGCCAGCAGATCGGCCAAGGTCTTGAAGGGGCCACCTTCGCGCACCACCAGCGCCAGATCAAAGGTGGCCAGCAACGACACGGGGACAAAGTCCTTGAGGGTATCGAAGGGCAGGGTCTGGAACAGCGCCGCACTCACGGCCGTCCCGCTGCTCACCAGCAGCAAGGTGTGCCCGTCGGGTTCAGAGCGGGCCACCAGGTCCCCGGCCACCACACCGCCCGCGCTGGGTTTGTTCTCGATGACGATGCTTTGCCCCAGCGGGCCCGCCATCTTTTGCGCCACGGTGCGCGCCGTGATGTCTGCCGCACCGCCCGCCGCATTGGGCACCGCGATGCGCAAAGGACGGACAGGAAAGGCAGGCTGCGCCCCTGCGGGCTGCGCACCAGACAAGACCCCGGCGGCGGCAGCGGTCAGCCATCCCAGGTGACCCAGGCAACTGCGCCGGGTGAAGGAAGCAGGGCCTGTGGGCCCGAAGTTCTGTGTCGCCATGAACGCTGGTACAGAAAGTGAGAACGGACCGCAGTGTCGCCGAGCCTCGACCCAGCCCACAAGACGTCGCGACCACTTTGAGTTATCGCCAAATGCAATAGCTGGCGCGTTGTGCCACCCCTCTTGTGTCAGCCCTCTTGTGCGACCACGCCGGAGCGCCTGCGAATCAACCCTACGCCGGGCAGCCCCTCCAGCCCGGGGCTTTGCACAGCAGCCAGCAGGTTGCGCCGGGTGATGCGCGAGTGCTCGCGCATGATGGCCTCTGCGCGCGCGCCTTCGCGCCGGGTGATGGCGTCCAGGGCCTGGCGGTGGTGGTCTTGCGCAATCACCAGCATGTCGCGGGCGGCGTTGGAATGGGTCTGCACCACCACAAAGGCCGAGGGCGAGGCAAACGGCAGGCTTTTGATGCGCTCCAATTCGCGCACGACCAGATCGCTGCCCACCATACAGGCCAGCAGGTGGTGGAACTGCGCGTTCAGCGCCACGTAGCGGGCAAACCCATCGTCGTCCAAGGCCTGCGGTTGCAGCACTTGGTCAATGGCGTCCAGGCACTGTGTGGCCTGGGCCAGCAGCCGCACATCGGCCCCGCGCTCGGCCGCTAACCGCGCAGCCAAACCCTCCATGGTGCCGCGCAGCTCAATCGCATCGGCCACATCGGCCTCTGAAAACGTGCGCACCGCGTACCCCCCGCTGGGCAGGCCGTGCAGCAGGCCTTCTTGCTCCAGCCGCAGCAGGGCCTCTCGGATGGGGGTGCGCGACACCCCCAGCCTCTCCACCAGGGCCAGTTCTGCAATGCGAGCGCCTCCGGGCAGTTCCCCCGCCAGGATCATTTCGCGCAACCGCAGCTGCGCGCGCACCGCCTGCGAGGCCCCAGCGTCTGTCGAAGGGTGCGTAGAGGAAAGCTCTGGTGGATTCATGGGGGTTTGCATACAAAGTCGTACCGAACGCCATCAATGTATACAAAAACGCCTGTACAAACATCTATCCGCATTTTGAAATTCATACAAAACAACAACTTACAACGCATGCCAAATTGCAATAACAGCCAGATCGTATTTTTCTGTATACATAAAATCCAACCCTTTGCACAATGCCATCGCTGACACAGGGCCTTCCGCCTTGGGCGAATGCGGCATCCAGACCGCAGGCCCCGCCCCCCGAACAAGGAGACAAACACGATGTTCCCCAAGAATGCCTGGTACGTGGCCTGCACGCCCGACGAGATCGCCGACAAGCCCCTGGGCCGCACCATTTGCGGCGAAAAGATGGTGTTCTACCGGCCCGCCCCCGACCAAGTTGCGGCGCTGGACGACTTTTGCCCCCACCGGGGTGCCCCGCTGTCGCTGGGCACAGTGTGCGACGGCCACCTGCAGTGCGGCTATCACGGCCTCAGGGTCGACTGCACGGGCAAGTCGGTCTCCATGCCCGGCCAGCGGGTGCAGGCCTTCCCCAAGGCGCGCAGCTTTGCGGTGGTCGAGCGCTATGGCTTCATCTGGGTGTGGCCTGGCGATGCCGCCCTGGCCGACCCGGCCACCATCCACCACCTGCCCTGGGCCAACAACCCCGAATGGGCCTACGGCGGCGGGCTGTACCACATTGCCTGCGACTACCGCCTGATGATCGACAACCTGATGGACCTGACGCACGAAACCTACGTGCACTCCACCAGCATTGGCCAAAAGGAAATTGACGAGGTGCCCTGCAAGACCCGCGTGGAGGGCGACGAGGTCATCACCAGCCGCTTCATGGAGGGCATAGAAGCCCCGCCTTTCTGGAAGATGGCGCTGCGCATGAACGGCCTGCCCGACGACCAGCCGGTGGACCGCTGGCAGATCTGCCACTTCACACCGCCCAGCCATGTGCTGATTGAGGTGGGCGTGGCGCTGGCAGGCCAAGGCGGCTACGAGGCGCCCGCTGACAAGAAGGCGTCCAGCATCGTGGTGGACTTCATCACGCCCGAAACCGAAACCTCGATCCACTACTTCTGGGGCATGGCGCGCAACTTCAAGCCACAAGACCCATCGCTGACCACGCAAATTCGCGATGGCCAAGGCAAAATCTTTGCCGAAGACCAGGAAATGCTGGAGCTGCAGCAAGAGAACCTGCTGCGTTACCCCGACCGCAAGCTGCTCATGCTCAACATCGACTCGGGCGGCGTGCAGTCGCGCCGCATTCTGGACCGCCTGCTCGCTGCCGAGCAGACCACAAAGGAAGCCGCATGACCGCCCAGGAAACCTTGCTCGTTCGCGTCACCAAAAAGCAGACCGAAGCCGAAGGCATCACCAGCTTTGAGTTGGCACGCGCCGACGGCGCGCCGCTGCCGCCGTTCAGCGCAGGCTCGCACATCGACGTGCACCTGCCTGCCAGCGCGGGCGGTTTGGTGCGGCAGTACTCGCTGTGCAACGCATCGCACGAGCAGCACCGCTATCGCATTGCCGTGCTGCGCGATGCGGCCTCGCGCGGCGGCTCGGTGGGCATGCACGACGCCGTGCACGAGGGCGACCTCATTACCATCAGCACGCCGCGCAACCTGTTTGCACTGCACCCCGCACCGCACACCCTGCTGGTGGCGGGTGGCATTGGCGTCACCCCCCTGATGTGCATGGCAGACCGCCTGCAGCGCACGGGGGCCAGCTATGCGCTGCACTACAGCACCCGCTCGCCCGAACGCACGGCCTTTGCCACCGAACTGGCCGCATCGCCCATGGCGCCTCACGTGCACATTTACACCGACAGCAGCGGGCACAGGCAGGAAGCCCTGGCCCTGCTGGCCGATGCACCGGCGGGCACGCGCCTGTATGTGTGCGGCCCGGCCGGGTTCATCGACCATGTGGTCAACACGGCCCGCAATTTGGCTTGGCCTGAGGACCACATTCACCTCGAATACTTTGGCGCGCCTGCGCAAGACACCTCGGGCGACCAGACCTTTGAAGTGCGCCTGGCCAGCACGGGCAAGACCTACACCGTTGCGAAAGACACCTCGGTGGTCCACGCGCTGCGCGAGCACGGGGTGGACATCATGACCGCGTGCGAACAAGGCGTGTGCGGCACCTGCATCACCCGCGTGCTCGAAGGCGAGGTGGAGCACCGCGACATGTAC
This Acidovorax sp. 106 DNA region includes the following protein-coding sequences:
- a CDS encoding substrate-binding domain-containing protein, with the protein product MTIDIKGISSMATRQVLAELVALYAQQSSDRVGIESVGGVDAAKRVQAGEPFDVVILASDAIDKLLAAGHVRAASKVNLVHSGVAVAVQAGASVPDISSEDAVRAAVLAAPSISYSTGPSGVALAQLFERWGIAQEIAPRIVQAPPGVPVGTLVARGEVALGFQQLSELLHVPGITLVGPLPAAIQITTTFSAGVGAASAQPAAAQALLAFMASPQAADAKRRQGMDPA
- a CDS encoding GntR family transcriptional regulator; its protein translation is MNPPELSSTHPSTDAGASQAVRAQLRLREMILAGELPGGARIAELALVERLGVSRTPIREALLRLEQEGLLHGLPSGGYAVRTFSEADVADAIELRGTMEGLAARLAAERGADVRLLAQATQCLDAIDQVLQPQALDDDGFARYVALNAQFHHLLACMVGSDLVVRELERIKSLPFASPSAFVVVQTHSNAARDMLVIAQDHHRQALDAITRREGARAEAIMREHSRITRRNLLAAVQSPGLEGLPGVGLIRRRSGVVAQEG
- a CDS encoding aromatic ring-hydroxylating dioxygenase subunit alpha, with product MFPKNAWYVACTPDEIADKPLGRTICGEKMVFYRPAPDQVAALDDFCPHRGAPLSLGTVCDGHLQCGYHGLRVDCTGKSVSMPGQRVQAFPKARSFAVVERYGFIWVWPGDAALADPATIHHLPWANNPEWAYGGGLYHIACDYRLMIDNLMDLTHETYVHSTSIGQKEIDEVPCKTRVEGDEVITSRFMEGIEAPPFWKMALRMNGLPDDQPVDRWQICHFTPPSHVLIEVGVALAGQGGYEAPADKKASSIVVDFITPETETSIHYFWGMARNFKPQDPSLTTQIRDGQGKIFAEDQEMLELQQENLLRYPDRKLLMLNIDSGGVQSRRILDRLLAAEQTTKEAA
- a CDS encoding LysR substrate-binding domain-containing protein, whose protein sequence is MDLKQIEYFVRVAELGSFTRASVVLNIAQPALSRQVRLLEVELRQNLLVRNGRGATPTEAGKVLLEHGRGILHQVERAREELGRVRGALAGRVAIGLPNSVARVMTVPLTRAFRQVLPEARLSISEGLSGAILEGLNSGHLDIVVLYNGQPSRDIDVEHLLDEDLVLVRARPPGLSEDPPPGPVALSEVAALPLVIPSRPNAIRMHVESEMAQIGCRPEIALEIDGVSAILDLVADGAGSAVLSRNALLNSPRPSAYTAQAIQAIGTPPLRIALSLATSLQRPSTQVQKAALDLVRQTVATVFKS
- a CDS encoding tripartite tricarboxylate transporter substrate binding protein — its product is MATQNFGPTGPASFTRRSCLGHLGWLTAAAAGVLSGAQPAGAQPAFPVRPLRIAVPNAAGGAADITARTVAQKMAGPLGQSIVIENKPSAGGVVAGDLVARSEPDGHTLLLVSSGTAVSAALFQTLPFDTLKDFVPVSLLATFDLALVVREGGPFKTLADLLAYGRAHPGKLNLGTPQIGTTQHLAAELFKATAGLDAQIVPFNGTPPVITALRGGEVDAMVDILGGLMPQIGAKALRPLAVLGAQRAAQLPEVPTVRESGGAFASFNVTSWNGLAVPSKTPAAVVERLSREVNAALAQPDVKKRLQELNLNAQGSTPTQAGEHLAADIRRWSEVIARARIARQ
- a CDS encoding PDR/VanB family oxidoreductase yields the protein MTAQETLLVRVTKKQTEAEGITSFELARADGAPLPPFSAGSHIDVHLPASAGGLVRQYSLCNASHEQHRYRIAVLRDAASRGGSVGMHDAVHEGDLITISTPRNLFALHPAPHTLLVAGGIGVTPLMCMADRLQRTGASYALHYSTRSPERTAFATELAASPMAPHVHIYTDSSGHRQEALALLADAPAGTRLYVCGPAGFIDHVVNTARNLAWPEDHIHLEYFGAPAQDTSGDQTFEVRLASTGKTYTVAKDTSVVHALREHGVDIMTACEQGVCGTCITRVLEGEVEHRDMYLTEEERASNEQFLPCCSRARSKLLVLDL
- a CDS encoding AEC family transporter, producing MLEILSITGPIYLIIALGYGVTRWGLFAKADMRVFGKFVMHLALPAMLFSSLSQRPVREVLNPQYLGAYALACGLVLLLGFAWMRWVRRQTMSFSSMVAMGMGCPNSGFVGYPVALLVLGGSVASVSLALNMVVENLLLIPALLVLSDLGDRRKGAWHAVLWQSLKGLARNPMVLSIAAGILASGVGVALPAALSRTVQLFAQASGALSLFVIGGSLVGLHIKGTLGTVAQISVGKLVLHPLAMLLVLGWLVPVDDPQLRTAALLSCAMPMLGIYAILSQRHGHEGISSAALLVTTVASFFTLSAFLWWLGLAPV